One stretch of Limnohabitans sp. DNA includes these proteins:
- a CDS encoding NADH-quinone oxidoreductase subunit D, whose product MAEIKNYTLNFGPQHPAAHGVLRLVLELDGEVVQRADPHIGLLHRATEKLAESKTYIQSLPYMDRLDYVSMMCNEHAYCLAIEKMLGLQVPMRAQYIRVMFSEITRILNHLMWLGSHGNDCGSSTILIYTFREREDLFDIYEAVSGARMHAAYFRPGGVYRDLPDSMPQYKVSKVKNAKAIEQLNKNRNGSLLDFIDDFTQRFPKCVDEYETLLTDNRIWKQRTVGVGVVTPERALNLGMTGPMLRGSGFAWDLRKKQPYDAYDQVEFDVPVGKTGDSYDRYLVRVQEMRESNRIIQQCVKWLRAHPGPVITDNHKIAPPAREGMKTNMEDLIHHFKLFTEGFHVPEGEAYAAVEHPKGEFGIYMVSDGANKPYRLKIRAPGFAHLATLDEMARGHMLADAVAIIGTMDIVFGEIDR is encoded by the coding sequence ATGGCCGAAATCAAGAACTACACGCTGAACTTCGGTCCCCAGCACCCGGCCGCACACGGTGTGTTGCGCTTGGTGCTCGAGTTGGATGGCGAGGTCGTGCAACGTGCCGATCCGCACATTGGCTTGCTGCACCGCGCTACCGAAAAGTTGGCGGAGAGCAAAACCTACATCCAGTCGCTGCCCTACATGGACCGCTTGGATTACGTGTCGATGATGTGCAACGAGCATGCGTATTGCTTGGCCATCGAAAAGATGCTGGGCCTGCAAGTGCCCATGCGCGCCCAGTACATCCGCGTGATGTTCTCCGAAATTACCCGCATCTTGAACCACCTCATGTGGCTCGGTTCGCACGGCAACGATTGCGGCAGCTCCACCATCCTGATCTACACCTTCCGTGAGCGCGAAGACCTGTTCGACATTTACGAGGCCGTCTCGGGTGCCCGCATGCACGCAGCCTACTTCCGCCCCGGTGGCGTGTACCGCGACCTGCCAGACAGCATGCCGCAGTACAAGGTCAGCAAGGTCAAGAACGCCAAGGCCATCGAGCAGCTCAACAAGAACCGCAATGGCTCCTTGCTGGACTTCATCGACGACTTTACTCAGCGCTTTCCGAAGTGCGTGGATGAGTACGAAACCCTGTTGACCGACAACCGCATCTGGAAGCAGCGCACCGTGGGTGTGGGCGTGGTGACTCCAGAGCGTGCCCTCAATTTGGGCATGACCGGCCCCATGCTGCGCGGCTCCGGCTTCGCTTGGGACTTGCGCAAAAAGCAACCTTACGACGCTTATGACCAAGTCGAATTTGACGTGCCCGTGGGCAAGACCGGTGACAGCTATGACCGTTACCTGGTGCGTGTGCAGGAGATGCGCGAATCCAACCGCATCATCCAGCAGTGCGTGAAGTGGTTACGTGCCCACCCTGGCCCGGTCATCACCGACAACCACAAGATCGCGCCGCCTGCGCGTGAAGGCATGAAGACCAACATGGAAGACTTGATTCACCATTTCAAGCTCTTCACTGAAGGTTTCCATGTGCCCGAAGGCGAGGCCTACGCTGCTGTCGAGCACCCCAAAGGTGAGTTCGGCATCTACATGGTGAGCGATGGGGCCAACAAGCCTTATCGCCTCAAAATTCGTGCCCCGGGCTTTGCCCATTTGGCCACTCTCGATGAAATGGCCCGTGGCCACATGCTGGCCGATGCGGTCGCCATCATCGGGACCATGGACATCGTTTTTGGAGAGATTGACCGATGA